The Halalkalibacter krulwichiae genome has a segment encoding these proteins:
- the yabQ gene encoding spore cortex biosynthesis protein YabQ → MTLTVQFYTMVSMAAMGIYIGAAIDTYGRFTRKRTSFNWLLACNDVLFWLVQALVVFYVLMQANNGEIRFYIFLALICGYAAYQALFKNFYQKLLERLIIRTIQTYRVTVKLIFILLINPIKYLLKVLYSLCMMVLTACFTVLLFLFKLIWRPVKWLGVLLFKWTGIDKLINKYKPIFNKIKEFIQSMRKKKE, encoded by the coding sequence GTGACGCTGACAGTCCAATTTTATACGATGGTATCAATGGCTGCGATGGGAATCTATATTGGTGCAGCTATTGATACATATGGGCGTTTTACGCGGAAGAGAACTTCCTTCAATTGGCTCCTTGCGTGCAATGATGTGCTCTTTTGGCTCGTACAGGCTCTAGTCGTCTTTTATGTATTGATGCAGGCAAATAATGGAGAAATTCGCTTTTATATATTCTTGGCACTCATTTGTGGGTATGCAGCTTATCAAGCGTTGTTTAAAAACTTTTATCAAAAGTTGCTAGAACGTTTAATTATTAGAACTATTCAGACCTATCGGGTAACCGTAAAGTTAATTTTCATTTTATTAATAAACCCGATTAAGTACTTGTTGAAAGTCCTCTATTCCTTATGTATGATGGTATTAACAGCTTGTTTTACCGTCTTACTTTTCTTGTTTAAACTCATTTGGAGACCAGTAAAGTGGTTAGGTGTTCTTTTATTTAAATGGACAGGGATTGACAAGCTTATAAATAAATATAAACCCATTTTTAATAAAATAAAGGAATTCATTCAATCAATGAGGAAAAAGAAAGAATAA
- a CDS encoding S1 domain-containing RNA-binding protein — MSIEVGSKLQGKVTGITHFGAFVELPGGSTGLVHISEVADNYVKDINEILKVGDEVTVKVVNVENDGKIGLSIRKAVDRPVQERPARPSRPERSDRPDRPSRPYNNSQRPNRPQGGGRGARPNQARPSLSFEDKMSRFLKDSEERISTLKRQTESKRGGRGARRG, encoded by the coding sequence ATGTCAATCGAAGTAGGCAGCAAGTTGCAGGGTAAGGTTACTGGAATCACTCACTTTGGTGCATTTGTGGAGCTGCCGGGTGGTTCTACAGGCCTTGTACACATTAGTGAAGTCGCTGATAATTATGTTAAGGACATTAACGAAATATTAAAGGTTGGGGACGAAGTAACGGTTAAAGTAGTAAATGTTGAGAATGATGGGAAGATCGGTCTTTCAATTCGTAAAGCTGTAGATCGTCCTGTACAAGAAAGACCAGCTAGACCTAGCAGACCTGAACGTTCAGATCGTCCAGATCGTCCAAGTCGCCCGTACAATAATTCGCAACGTCCGAACCGTCCACAAGGCGGTGGTCGTGGAGCGAGACCTAACCAAGCACGTCCGTCTCTATCTTTTGAAGACAAAATGAGTCGCTTCTTAAAAGACAGTGAGGAGCGCATTTCTACATTGAAGCGTCAAACAGAATCTAAACGTGGGGGTCGAGGCGCTCGCCGAGGATAA
- a CDS encoding FtsB family cell division protein, whose product MVTNQTSRVREMDKAYIKQREQELEREKRKRRGLFRRLVALAIIILILGSASIVTLYAQTSSLEGKKEEKQALEERLEQLKLEEKRLQQDIENYNDLDYIAEIARRDYYLTKPGETLFKLPDSQSN is encoded by the coding sequence ATGGTCACAAATCAAACTTCTAGGGTTAGAGAAATGGATAAAGCATATATTAAGCAACGGGAACAAGAACTTGAGCGAGAAAAGAGAAAACGTCGTGGATTGTTTCGAAGGCTTGTTGCATTGGCTATTATCATCTTAATTTTAGGAAGTGCGAGCATTGTGACGCTTTATGCCCAAACAAGTTCTCTAGAGGGGAAAAAGGAAGAAAAGCAAGCTTTAGAGGAACGATTAGAGCAGTTGAAATTAGAGGAAAAACGATTGCAACAAGACATTGAAAATTACAATGATCTTGACTATATCGCTGAGATTGCCAGAAGGGATTACTATCTCACTAAACCTGGTGAAACATTGTTTAAATTACCTGATTCACAGTCAAATTGA
- a CDS encoding putative polysaccharide biosynthesis protein — protein MHVSNLQKGKILKGIALLSMVAIVAKILSAAYRIPYQNMAGDLGFYVYQQVYPFYGIVIVLAMYGFPVVLSKQRAELLARGMEREAKQVLSLFFYGLMFFSIVVWALLFFFAEVIATMMGDMWLESPIKAMSYIVLLLPFLSVGRGFHQGEGNLIPTAISHVAEQFIRVLFILGLTYLFVQAGSDAYKIGSGAAYGSVIGAAAGVIILLLLTRARWLRQLIHPFKLDFFKLIKGNLDLFKQSLFICLSALLVNLFQLVDAFSVVRLMQSMGVEQIIAFETKGVYDRSQPLIQLGTILTTTLALALVPMLSKALIEGELELASRYQSLSYRLAFLVGGAATVGLMIILKPTNHMLFTDTAGTDVLTVMSMAILLLSSFTTMAAVLQGYNYAYLPAIAVALGFVIKVISNIFLIPFYGTLGAAWSTVLATLVMVVFLLLSFKRTSHLYLGKLTSYMRISGLLLIMAVVVFLWKYGVTIGFADGTRGADTFIALSSVTVGGLVTVIFLFLLPIFTEEEWSSIPKLNKIRAKVRFFLLRG, from the coding sequence ATGCACGTATCTAATTTACAGAAGGGTAAGATCCTTAAGGGGATAGCTCTTCTCTCAATGGTTGCCATCGTGGCAAAAATATTAAGTGCTGCTTATCGTATTCCGTATCAGAATATGGCAGGCGATCTTGGCTTTTATGTGTATCAACAAGTTTATCCATTTTACGGCATTGTTATTGTATTAGCTATGTATGGTTTTCCAGTTGTTTTGTCAAAGCAGCGGGCAGAATTATTAGCTAGAGGAATGGAGCGAGAAGCTAAACAAGTTCTCAGTTTATTCTTTTATGGGTTAATGTTTTTTTCAATTGTTGTTTGGGCTCTATTATTTTTCTTTGCTGAAGTTATAGCGACAATGATGGGTGATATGTGGTTAGAGTCTCCTATTAAGGCAATGAGTTATATTGTTTTGTTATTGCCTTTTTTAAGTGTTGGGAGAGGTTTTCATCAAGGTGAGGGAAACCTCATCCCTACAGCTATTTCACATGTAGCGGAACAATTCATTCGAGTATTGTTTATTCTAGGTCTTACATACTTATTCGTACAAGCTGGGTCAGACGCCTATAAAATTGGATCGGGAGCCGCCTATGGGTCCGTTATAGGAGCAGCTGCTGGGGTCATCATTTTACTATTGCTTACAAGAGCACGATGGTTAAGACAACTGATTCACCCTTTTAAACTAGATTTCTTTAAATTAATAAAAGGCAATCTAGACTTATTCAAACAGAGTTTGTTTATTTGCTTAAGTGCATTGCTTGTTAACTTGTTTCAATTAGTTGATGCTTTTTCCGTTGTGAGATTAATGCAATCAATGGGGGTTGAACAGATTATTGCCTTTGAAACGAAGGGAGTCTATGACCGAAGTCAACCTCTTATACAGTTAGGTACGATCCTTACGACCACACTTGCTTTAGCATTAGTGCCAATGTTATCAAAGGCACTCATTGAAGGAGAATTAGAACTAGCCTCGCGCTATCAGAGTCTTTCATACCGCTTAGCATTTTTAGTAGGTGGTGCTGCAACGGTAGGACTTATGATCATCCTTAAACCAACGAATCATATGTTATTTACAGATACAGCAGGTACGGATGTTTTAACAGTTATGAGTATGGCTATCTTATTGTTATCGTCCTTTACTACGATGGCTGCAGTATTACAAGGTTATAACTATGCTTATTTACCTGCTATTGCTGTTGCTCTAGGATTTGTGATAAAAGTAATAAGTAATATTTTTCTCATTCCATTTTATGGTACATTGGGAGCGGCTTGGTCGACCGTTCTAGCTACATTGGTTATGGTTGTGTTTTTATTACTAAGTTTTAAAAGGACAAGTCACTTGTATCTTGGTAAGCTTACTTCCTATATGCGAATTAGTGGTTTGTTACTAATAATGGCAGTTGTCGTATTCCTTTGGAAGTATGGTGTTACGATCGGTTTTGCAGATGGAACTAGAGGAGCTGATACATTTATTGCCCTTTCCTCTGTAACAGTTGGCGGGTTAGTGACAGTCATTTTTTTATTTCTTCTTCCAATCTTTACAGAAGAGGAATGGAGCTCGATTCCAAAGTTAAATAAAATCAGAGCGAAAGTAAGATTCTTTCTATTGAGAGGGTAG
- the yabP gene encoding sporulation protein YabP encodes MDQHYEFGTPMGRERKSNDHDVILKGRRHLDITGVKQVESFDNEEFLLETVMGFLSVRGQNLHMKNLNVEQGIVSIEGKVFDLIYLDQNQQDKSKGFFGKLFK; translated from the coding sequence ATGGATCAGCATTATGAATTTGGAACGCCAATGGGGCGTGAAAGAAAATCAAACGACCACGATGTTATCCTAAAAGGCAGGCGACATTTAGATATTACAGGTGTCAAACAAGTAGAGAGCTTTGATAATGAGGAGTTTTTGTTAGAGACAGTCATGGGTTTTTTATCTGTACGTGGTCAAAACTTGCACATGAAAAATTTAAATGTTGAGCAAGGAATCGTCTCCATTGAAGGGAAAGTGTTTGATTTAATTTATCTAGATCAGAACCAACAAGATAAATCAAAGGGTTTCTTTGGGAAGTTATTTAAGTGA
- the spoVT gene encoding stage V sporulation protein T — MKATGIVRRIDDLGRVVIPKEIRRTLRIREGDPLEIFVDRDGEVILKKYSPISELGDFAKEYAEALYDSLNHYVLIADRDTFIAVAGASKKEYSNKGVGEIVEKCLEERKTKLETNSGEYNLVGDHTDELKGFVVTPIIANGDPIGAVVIFSKEKELAGTIEQKLAETAASFLARQMEQ, encoded by the coding sequence ATGAAAGCTACAGGTATCGTACGTCGTATTGATGATTTAGGACGGGTTGTTATCCCGAAGGAAATCAGAAGAACACTTCGAATCCGTGAAGGAGATCCGCTTGAGATTTTTGTCGATCGTGATGGCGAAGTGATCTTAAAGAAATATTCACCTATTTCTGAGTTAGGTGATTTTGCAAAAGAGTACGCCGAAGCCCTTTATGATAGTTTGAATCATTATGTACTCATTGCTGACCGTGATACATTTATCGCTGTTGCAGGAGCTTCTAAGAAAGAGTATTCGAATAAAGGCGTCGGTGAAATTGTTGAGAAATGTCTAGAAGAACGCAAGACGAAACTCGAAACAAACTCTGGTGAGTATAATTTGGTTGGAGACCATACAGATGAATTAAAAGGGTTCGTTGTGACCCCAATCATTGCGAATGGCGATCCAATCGGAGCAGTGGTCATCTTTAGTAAGGAAAAAGAATTGGCTGGTACCATTGAACAAAAGCTAGCTGAAACTGCAGCAAGTTTCTTAGCAAGACAAATGGAGCAATAA
- a CDS encoding RNA-binding S4 domain-containing protein gives MRLDKFLKVSRLIKRRTLAKEVCDQGRITINGQVAKAGSAVKAGDELVIRFGQKLVTVKIEEVKDIVRKEEAGTMYTIVSEAPVS, from the coding sequence ATGCGTTTAGATAAATTTTTGAAAGTTTCACGATTAATTAAACGCCGAACATTGGCAAAAGAAGTTTGTGATCAAGGAAGAATTACCATTAATGGTCAGGTCGCCAAAGCTGGATCAGCTGTAAAAGCTGGTGACGAGTTAGTTATTCGTTTTGGACAAAAGTTGGTCACTGTAAAAATTGAAGAAGTGAAAGACATTGTTCGAAAGGAAGAAGCTGGAACGATGTATACAATTGTTAGTGAAGCACCGGTCTCTTAA
- the mazG gene encoding nucleoside triphosphate pyrophosphohydrolase, with protein sequence MRVIIVGLGAGDLEQLPLGVYRHLLKQKMVYVRTEDHPVISELKHEGVSFQSFDATYESFDQFEEVYQSIVAEIIEMSKQEEITYAVPGHPFVAERTIQLLVEASERKEVELSFLGGQSFLDEMYTSLRIDPIEGCQIIDGTAFNRDELELKHHIIIVQVYDEMIASEVKLTLMERLPDDYEVTIATAVGSSKEQLTKVPLYELDRVTTLNNLTAVYVPPVREQELLYGEFTKLREVIATLRGPNGCPWDQKQTHQSLKKYFIEEVYEVLEAIDEGDDDHLIEELGDVLLQIMLHSQIGEDEGYFTIRDVIFSITEKMIRRHPHVFGEVTVNDADEVVTNWDEIKKQEKGNSEKQSILASIPKGLPALMEAFKLQKKAAKVGFDWNDAEPMWEKLNEEIGEFKEEIVAGNKEDMKKELGDILFVMVNLARYYEIDAEEALVCTNRKFQRRFQFIEETVREEGKVLTELSLEKLDEIWERAKLEEKRS encoded by the coding sequence ATGAGGGTTATTATAGTAGGGTTAGGAGCGGGCGATCTCGAACAGCTCCCATTAGGTGTATACCGTCATTTGTTAAAACAGAAAATGGTATATGTCCGAACGGAAGATCACCCGGTCATTTCAGAGTTAAAACATGAAGGAGTGTCTTTCCAATCGTTTGATGCGACATATGAAAGCTTTGATCAATTCGAAGAGGTCTATCAATCGATTGTTGCTGAAATCATTGAAATGTCAAAGCAAGAAGAGATCACCTATGCAGTCCCTGGTCATCCGTTTGTTGCTGAAAGAACGATTCAATTATTAGTAGAAGCGAGTGAACGTAAGGAAGTAGAATTGTCATTTTTAGGAGGTCAAAGTTTCCTTGATGAAATGTATACTTCCCTTCGAATTGATCCAATCGAGGGTTGCCAAATCATTGATGGAACAGCTTTTAACCGCGATGAATTAGAATTAAAACATCATATCATTATTGTTCAAGTGTATGATGAGATGATTGCTTCTGAGGTGAAATTAACGTTGATGGAGCGCCTGCCAGATGATTATGAAGTGACGATTGCAACGGCAGTAGGATCCAGTAAGGAGCAATTGACAAAAGTACCCCTCTATGAACTTGATCGCGTAACAACATTAAATAATTTAACGGCTGTATATGTGCCACCGGTTCGAGAACAAGAACTTTTATATGGAGAATTTACAAAGTTACGTGAAGTTATTGCGACATTACGTGGACCAAACGGTTGTCCATGGGATCAAAAGCAAACTCATCAATCGTTGAAAAAATACTTTATCGAAGAAGTTTACGAAGTTCTTGAAGCTATTGATGAAGGCGACGACGATCATTTAATTGAAGAGCTTGGTGATGTTCTTTTACAAATTATGCTGCACTCACAAATTGGGGAAGATGAAGGTTATTTTACGATTCGCGATGTAATCTTTTCAATTACAGAGAAGATGATTCGAAGGCACCCACATGTGTTTGGAGAAGTCACAGTGAATGATGCTGATGAGGTTGTAACAAATTGGGACGAGATTAAGAAGCAGGAAAAAGGAAACTCTGAGAAACAATCTATTCTAGCTTCGATTCCAAAAGGATTACCAGCATTAATGGAAGCTTTCAAATTACAGAAGAAAGCGGCAAAGGTTGGCTTTGATTGGAATGATGCCGAACCAATGTGGGAAAAGCTGAATGAGGAAATTGGAGAGTTTAAAGAGGAAATTGTAGCAGGAAATAAAGAAGATATGAAGAAAGAATTAGGCGATATCCTTTTTGTAATGGTAAATCTTGCTCGATATTATGAAATTGATGCAGAAGAAGCACTCGTTTGTACGAACCGAAAGTTTCAAAGACGCTTTCAATTTATTGAAGAGACGGTAAGAGAAGAAGGTAAAGTTTTAACTGAGCTTTCATTAGAGAAGTTAGACGAGATATGGGAAAGGGCTAAGCTGGAAGAAAAAAGAAGTTGA
- the mfd gene encoding transcription-repair coupling factor → MLGLQQYLRSNEEIKAFSNSLEMNMKEQLVSGLTGSARTLFMSSLYRDINRPMLVVTHNLYQAQKLYDDIVSLLGEEKVLLYPVNELISAEIAIASPEMKAQRIDVLNKLVQSFNGIVIAPLAGVRRQLPPISVWKDAQVDLTVGNDIGNIDSFLQKVIMMGFQRVDMVASPGDISVRGGIIDVYPLTEQDPIRIELFDTEIDSIRTFEVDNQRSKEERKSVIIGPAQEVLLHKEHYERAASLLGEGLTSSLKKMKAKQSKEKLSQHISYEIGQLKQHSGFQGMYKYMSLYYEGDHSLLSYLSDDTVIIIDEISRVKEIADNLDKEEAEWNTALLEQGEIVHNVTMSVPVFEHMKAKISPIIYLSLFLKHVPSTNPENVVSITCKSMQQFHGQMQLLKSEIERWTKSNQAIVFIAGSKERAKRLSLNLEDEEIDTRIVEQATELVGGQVQIMVGNLQSGFELASSKLVVVTEEEVFAKKQSKRPQRKQAISNAERIKSYSELKVGDLIVHTNHGIGKYLGVETLEINGLHKDYLHLRYAGNDKLYVPVEQIDQVQKYVGSEEKDPKIYALGGNDWKKVKKKVQSSVEDIADDLIKLYAEREASKGFAFSKDSNQQGEFESSFPYQETEDQIRAITEIKKDMEQIRPMDRLLCGDVGYGKTEVAIRAAFKAIMDGKQVAILVPTTILAQQHYETIKERFTEHPINIGVLSRFRSRKEQTETLKGVKAGSVDLIVGTHRLLSKDVVFKDLGLLIVDEEQRFGVTHKEKIKQLKSNIDVLTLTATPIPRTLHMSMLGVRDLSVIETPPENRFPVQTYVVEYNAALVREAIEREMTRGGQVYFLYNRVEDIERMTEQLSMLVPDARITYAHGQMNERELETIMLDFLEGNSDVLVTTTIIETGVDIPNVNTLIIYDADKMGLSQLYQIRGRVGRSNRVAYAYFTYQRDKVLTEVAEKRLQAIKEFTELGSGFKIAMRDLTIRGAGNLLGAQQHGFIESVGFDLYSQMLKEAIEERKGDKPKEPPFQVEMDVKIDAYIPETYIQDAKQKIEMYKRFKGAETVEDLTDLKDEMFDRFGEYPKQVDFLLRLTAIKLLANQERVEQIIETKDQVDLILSSETSQLMDGAKLFELTHKLGREVILGTSGEKIKFAIKTKTLSDEQVLTFIEKIVESLRKGRK, encoded by the coding sequence ATGTTAGGATTGCAACAATACTTACGTTCAAACGAAGAGATAAAAGCGTTTTCAAATAGTCTTGAAATGAATATGAAAGAGCAGCTTGTATCAGGATTAACAGGGTCTGCACGAACATTATTCATGTCATCTTTATACCGTGATATAAATAGACCAATGCTTGTCGTTACGCATAATTTATATCAAGCACAAAAGTTATATGATGATATTGTAAGTTTGTTAGGGGAAGAGAAGGTGCTTTTATATCCTGTAAATGAATTAATTTCTGCTGAGATCGCAATAGCTAGTCCTGAAATGAAGGCTCAGAGAATTGATGTCTTAAATAAGTTAGTTCAATCATTTAATGGGATCGTGATTGCGCCATTAGCTGGGGTCCGAAGGCAGCTTCCTCCAATTAGTGTATGGAAAGATGCACAAGTCGATCTTACAGTAGGGAATGATATTGGTAATATTGATTCGTTTCTGCAGAAGGTCATTATGATGGGATTTCAAAGGGTCGATATGGTTGCTTCTCCAGGTGATATTAGTGTGCGTGGAGGGATCATAGATGTGTATCCACTCACTGAACAGGATCCAATACGAATTGAACTTTTTGATACGGAAATTGATTCAATTCGGACTTTTGAAGTCGATAATCAACGTTCCAAGGAAGAACGGAAGTCAGTCATTATTGGCCCAGCACAAGAAGTCCTTTTACATAAGGAGCACTATGAAAGGGCAGCAAGCTTACTAGGAGAAGGGTTAACATCATCCTTGAAAAAGATGAAAGCAAAGCAATCAAAGGAAAAGTTGTCTCAGCATATTTCTTATGAAATAGGACAATTAAAGCAACATTCCGGCTTCCAAGGAATGTATAAGTATATGTCACTTTATTATGAGGGTGATCATTCCTTATTGTCTTATTTGTCAGATGACACGGTTATTATTATTGATGAAATTTCTCGTGTGAAAGAAATTGCTGATAATTTAGATAAAGAAGAAGCGGAATGGAATACAGCTTTACTTGAGCAAGGAGAAATTGTTCATAATGTGACAATGTCTGTGCCGGTATTTGAACATATGAAAGCAAAGATAAGTCCAATTATTTATCTTTCTTTGTTCTTAAAGCATGTTCCATCAACGAATCCGGAAAATGTTGTTAGTATTACATGTAAATCGATGCAACAATTCCATGGACAGATGCAGCTTCTAAAATCGGAAATTGAAAGATGGACAAAGAGCAACCAAGCTATCGTGTTTATAGCTGGGTCAAAAGAACGTGCAAAACGACTTTCTCTTAATTTAGAGGATGAAGAAATTGATACTCGCATTGTTGAACAAGCAACAGAATTAGTTGGCGGACAAGTTCAAATTATGGTTGGAAACTTGCAGTCTGGCTTTGAGCTAGCTTCAAGTAAACTTGTTGTGGTTACAGAAGAAGAAGTGTTTGCCAAGAAACAATCAAAGAGGCCGCAACGTAAGCAAGCGATCTCGAATGCTGAACGGATCAAAAGTTATTCAGAACTTAAAGTTGGCGATTTAATCGTTCATACAAACCATGGGATTGGGAAGTACCTAGGTGTAGAAACACTCGAAATTAACGGGTTGCATAAAGACTATTTGCATTTGCGTTATGCTGGTAATGATAAGCTATATGTTCCGGTAGAACAGATTGATCAAGTGCAAAAGTATGTTGGGTCTGAAGAAAAAGATCCAAAAATTTATGCACTTGGCGGAAATGATTGGAAGAAAGTGAAAAAGAAAGTTCAGTCATCGGTGGAGGATATTGCTGATGACTTGATTAAGCTCTATGCCGAGCGCGAAGCGAGTAAAGGATTTGCTTTCTCAAAGGATAGCAATCAACAAGGTGAGTTTGAATCCTCATTCCCTTATCAAGAAACCGAGGATCAAATTAGAGCGATCACTGAAATTAAAAAAGATATGGAACAAATTCGCCCAATGGATCGTTTGTTATGTGGGGATGTTGGTTATGGAAAAACAGAGGTTGCAATACGTGCTGCATTTAAAGCGATTATGGATGGCAAGCAAGTAGCAATCCTTGTTCCAACAACTATATTGGCACAACAACATTATGAAACGATTAAAGAACGCTTTACTGAACATCCAATTAATATTGGTGTTCTAAGTAGATTCCGTTCGAGAAAAGAACAGACGGAGACGTTAAAAGGAGTAAAAGCGGGTTCTGTTGATCTCATTGTAGGTACACATCGATTGCTTTCAAAAGATGTTGTTTTTAAAGATTTAGGCTTGTTGATTGTCGATGAAGAACAGCGGTTTGGTGTAACGCATAAAGAGAAGATTAAGCAACTAAAATCAAATATTGATGTACTAACACTAACAGCTACACCAATTCCTAGAACGTTGCATATGTCGATGCTTGGAGTAAGAGATCTCTCTGTTATTGAAACACCTCCAGAAAACCGTTTTCCTGTCCAAACCTATGTCGTTGAGTATAATGCGGCTCTTGTCCGGGAGGCGATTGAGCGTGAGATGACACGAGGTGGTCAAGTTTATTTCCTTTACAATCGTGTAGAAGATATTGAACGAATGACTGAGCAATTATCGATGCTCGTTCCAGATGCGCGGATCACATATGCACACGGACAGATGAACGAGCGTGAATTAGAAACGATCATGCTCGACTTCTTAGAAGGTAATAGTGATGTATTAGTAACTACTACAATTATCGAAACAGGTGTTGATATTCCAAACGTCAATACATTGATCATTTATGATGCAGATAAAATGGGTCTATCTCAACTATATCAAATACGTGGCCGTGTAGGTCGATCAAATCGGGTCGCTTATGCCTACTTTACGTACCAACGTGATAAGGTTTTAACAGAGGTAGCAGAAAAGCGTCTACAGGCAATTAAGGAATTTACAGAACTTGGCTCAGGGTTTAAGATTGCCATGCGTGACTTAACGATTCGTGGTGCAGGAAACTTATTAGGAGCACAGCAGCATGGATTTATTGAATCTGTAGGGTTTGACCTTTATTCACAAATGTTGAAAGAAGCCATTGAAGAGAGAAAAGGAGATAAGCCGAAAGAGCCGCCGTTCCAAGTGGAAATGGATGTGAAAATCGATGCTTATATCCCAGAGACGTATATTCAAGATGCTAAACAAAAAATTGAAATGTATAAAAGGTTTAAAGGGGCCGAGACAGTCGAAGATTTAACAGACTTAAAAGATGAAATGTTTGATCGGTTCGGAGAATACCCAAAACAAGTTGACTTTTTACTTCGTTTAACAGCGATTAAATTGTTAGCAAATCAAGAACGTGTTGAGCAAATTATTGAAACAAAAGATCAAGTTGACCTCATTTTAAGTTCAGAAACGTCACAACTGATGGATGGTGCTAAGTTATTTGAGTTGACTCATAAACTTGGCCGTGAAGTCATCCTTGGAACATCAGGTGAAAAAATAAAGTTCGCCATTAAAACAAAAACATTAAGTGATGAACAAGTATTAACATTTATTGAAAAGATTGTTGAATCTTTACGTAAGGGACGAAAATAA